The sequence below is a genomic window from Fibrobacter succinogenes.
ATGCTTAAAGTTTATTTAGTCCAAATGGATAGCGCCAAGGGTTCTAAATCCGAAAATATCGCCCGCGCAAAGGCCATGATTCTTGACGCGCACCCCGCCGAAGGAAGTATCATCCTTTTGCCCGAGATGTTTGCCACGGGCTATATTCCCGCAAACCTAGATTCCGCAGCCGAAGATTTCAGCACAAATACCGCAGGCGAAACTGCACGCATGCTCTCAGAAATCGCCGACGCCACAAACTGCATCATCATGGGCGCAGGTATAACACGCGCTCCCAACGGATTTTACAACCACGTGAGCGTCTATGCTCCGCAAGCCCCCACGGAACACTGCGGATACGACAAGATGAACCTCTTTTTCCCGGAACGGGACGATTTTACGCCGGGAGCAAGCGTTAATTTATTTGCGCTACTAGACTGGAAAATAGCTTCGTTTATCTGCTACGACTTGCGGTTCCCCGAAATTTTCCGCGAAGCAATCAAGCAAGGCGCAAACCTCATCACGATCCAAGCAGCCTGGCCTGCCAAAAGACGCGCCCACTGGGAAACGCTCCTCAAGGCCCGCGCCATCGAGAACCAAGTCTACATAGCAGCCGTAAACGCCGTGAGCACACAGCCCGGCACTAAAGCCCCACTCGCAGGCACATCGCTCATCATCTCGCCCAACGGAGACGTTATCGCCGAAGGAACCACCAACGAAGAGATGATCATTTCCGCCGAACTGGACCTGCTAGCCGAACGAAATTACCGCAAATCATTCCCCGTACTCAATGGAATCGTTCCTCCAGATTTGATTTAACGATTTCCAAGCGGCACTCAAACGAAAAAAATCCTTGGACAATCAATCAACGCTAACCCATTGTGCACCAACGAGTTAGCGATTTCTTTTTATATATTTGTCGAAAAATTTTCTTTTACCCATATCCATCCGGCCTCAAAAAGATTATTTTTTACTTACATCTTTAAAATCAAAGAGGTTTTAAAATGGCAACGTCAAGTAACATCGATTACGCAAAAGAGCTCATAAAAGCGGGTCTCAAACGCGAGCTGATTTTAAAAATCACCTCCATTTCTGAACACGAATACAGCATCCTCCAGCGCGAACTTTTCGCTACTGCTTAAACTTGCAGCTCATTTTAAACATTCCCGCCCAAAAGGCGACCGAAGGGGCCTCACGCAAGGCCGCCGTTATCGCTTGTTACAAGGACGGGAGTCTTTTGCTCGATGCAAGGGACAACCTCAAGCCGGCCAGATTCATCATGCATCCGTCTGACAATTTTCCATGGACGGAATTCATCGAAAAACTACTTGCCGCCTGGCAACTCTGCGATTATAGCGATGTTCCAGAAGCATTCAAGCCCATCAAGCAAATTCCAACATTTGTAATTGAAGGGCTCCCAAGCGAACCCGTTCCACAACAACTCAAGGTTTTAGCCACATTGCGGTCCCACGGTTATTTTGCCCCTCTCAAAAATTCTGGCAAATAAAGTTCCGAATACAAAAGAAGAAAGTGTCCTCTCCTAATCCAAATCGACCAAACATCGACCATAATCGAAGACACTTTCTTTATTTTTCCAAGGAGAATCCACCCTACCATCTCCTATTGTTAATTATACTTTTTTTTGTTCAATATGATTTATTATTTAAAAACTATTTTTCTAACCAAAATAAATATACCCCAAATAATATATATTCACGTTGTACAACATTTGGGGTTGTCGCATTATGAACTTTATCAAGTATTTTAGCAAACAACGTTGGTTCATGGGGAAAAACAGAACCATCGCGAGCACCGAAACGCTCGACTCCACAGAAGCCGGCGGCACACGAATCAAGCTTATCAAGGTTTCGTTCAACGATGGCGAAAGCGATATTTACACGTTTATCGATGACGAGAACGCCGTCGGAAAAATTCTCGAAGACGCATTCCTCGATGGTTCCCGGCAATCCGTCTTCTCCGGAGACTCTGGATTTTTCTCGTTCCGCATTACAGCGCCGCTCCCCAAGGCGCCACTGACAAGCATCAAGCCTGTTTCTAAAGAACAAAGCAATTCAGCCTTTTGCGCACCAGGTAAATTTTTCTTTAAACTTTATCGCAGGCTCGAACCGGGATTACACCCCGAAGCAGAAATTCTCGAAGCCATGAACAAAGCCGACAGTAGCCGCGTTCCGAAACTTTACGCCGTCTGCAATTACAAAGCTAAAGGTGGAGAAGTTTATACTTGGGGTATCCTCGAAGAACATTTTGCAGGAGCCAAGGATGCCTGGAACGAGTTCTGTAACAACATGGATAGCACAGACGCTTTCCAGCTCGGCATGTCCACCGCACAAATGCACGAAAGCCTAAAACCGCTAAGCGGCCCCAAGTACAGCAACGTCGAGCCGCCTTTTGACAAGCTGGAACAATTGCTAAAAAATTCAACGGACACCGAATACGCGCCAGAACTCCGCAAACGCCTTCCGGAACTGCGTATCCGCTACAGCGATTTACTCCGCGAAACATTCAGCGACAAGACGATAAAAAAACAGCGCATCCACGGGGATTACCATCTGGGTCAAGTGCTCATTACACAAAGCGCAAACGGCACCAAGCATTTCGAGATTATCGACTTTGAAGGTGAACCCACGCGCAGCCTCGATTACAGGCGCACCATCCGCTCCCCCGCTGTCGATATCGCAGGAATGTTGCGCAGTTTTGCCTACGCAGGCGCCGTTGCAAAGGTCGATCCGAGCGAAGCTCAACAAGCCTTTATCACCGGCTACTCCAAGGTTTCAGGGATTTCCACCGATGCAATTGAAAAAGAATCCAAGCCCTACATTTTGGCCAAAGCTATTTACGAAGCATGCTACGAACTAGAATTTAGGCCCAACTGGTTCTGGATTCCCGCCAAAGCGCTGCTGGAACTGTAAACAACAAGCGCCCCGCCCGCATAAATTTCATTTTGATTCTAAATCCATTCTAAGGCGAAGCCATCAACATTTTCTATATTTGGCGCCATCATGACACCAGAAGAAATGGAACAGTTACTCCGTAAGGAAGCCTCAGAGCTCGTCAAAACCGAGCCGCTTTCGAAGTTGATGCTCGAAGAGCAAGTCCTTAACCGCAAAAATTTTGCGGATATGCTTTGCGTAACCCTAGCATGTCAACTCGCAGGTGAAGTCATCGACCGCGCGGAACTGGAGAAGATTTTCTGTTCCATGTACGAGAAATACCCGAATTTGCTCATTTCGGCAACGAAAGACTTGCGAGCAACCGTCTTGCGCGACCCCGCTTGCACAAGCTATTTGGAACCTTTGTTGCTATTCAAGGGATTTCAGGGATTGCAGGCTTACCGCGTTGCTCACGTACTGTGGGAAGAACACAGGCATTTTCCGGCCAAGATGATCCAGAACATCATCAGCCGCAAGTTCGGCATGGATATCCACCCGGCTGCAAAAATC
It includes:
- the cysE gene encoding serine O-acetyltransferase, producing the protein MTPEEMEQLLRKEASELVKTEPLSKLMLEEQVLNRKNFADMLCVTLACQLAGEVIDRAELEKIFCSMYEKYPNLLISATKDLRATVLRDPACTSYLEPLLLFKGFQGLQAYRVAHVLWEEHRHFPAKMIQNIISRKFGMDIHPAAKIGHGLLIDHATNIVIGETATVGNNVSFLHGVTLGGTGNEIGDRHPKIGNGVMLGAHAQLLGNIHIGDGAKIGAGAVVLCDVPAHTTYAGVPAVQVGHPHDEMPSFNMQQDFTRDKG
- a CDS encoding phosphotransferase, which gives rise to MNFIKYFSKQRWFMGKNRTIASTETLDSTEAGGTRIKLIKVSFNDGESDIYTFIDDENAVGKILEDAFLDGSRQSVFSGDSGFFSFRITAPLPKAPLTSIKPVSKEQSNSAFCAPGKFFFKLYRRLEPGLHPEAEILEAMNKADSSRVPKLYAVCNYKAKGGEVYTWGILEEHFAGAKDAWNEFCNNMDSTDAFQLGMSTAQMHESLKPLSGPKYSNVEPPFDKLEQLLKNSTDTEYAPELRKRLPELRIRYSDLLRETFSDKTIKKQRIHGDYHLGQVLITQSANGTKHFEIIDFEGEPTRSLDYRRTIRSPAVDIAGMLRSFAYAGAVAKVDPSEAQQAFITGYSKVSGISTDAIEKESKPYILAKAIYEACYELEFRPNWFWIPAKALLEL
- a CDS encoding nitrilase-related carbon-nitrogen hydrolase encodes the protein MDSAKGSKSENIARAKAMILDAHPAEGSIILLPEMFATGYIPANLDSAAEDFSTNTAGETARMLSEIADATNCIIMGAGITRAPNGFYNHVSVYAPQAPTEHCGYDKMNLFFPERDDFTPGASVNLFALLDWKIASFICYDLRFPEIFREAIKQGANLITIQAAWPAKRRAHWETLLKARAIENQVYIAAVNAVSTQPGTKAPLAGTSLIISPNGDVIAEGTTNEEMIISAELDLLAERNYRKSFPVLNGIVPPDLI